Proteins encoded in a region of the Kryptolebias marmoratus isolate JLee-2015 linkage group LG14, ASM164957v2, whole genome shotgun sequence genome:
- the fybb gene encoding FYN-binding protein 1 isoform X3 codes for MANKADVKAMRARFQAGGVSTDETSSSPVGRIKAPVQPTLSGPAAHKKPVLDNLSTSPLNTKPFALKSTPFNKSDSDLPDTNKIKAMANRFANAQDDTSTSNKPLAVNKPQTTLKPPFPPPAEAKGPVQISHLNKNSVSSTPSEPKPVFPKPTSSLNSKPNWMKEDSGGGTASNATTTPNKLPNLQQKPISNVRKMWQQNEEQAEANADTVNKPSPHVSPALKPPSNFWTAQNKFNKEKDTSEQAESGGVNKSPFMTPPKPPANKKPSLKKPPKPTPQANGINDNAAGGPKRNPLPNSLALGPPPAKPNRPPKVDLENFKKGAEPSENAKLASRDSHAATHAGPGFKKPVVPTPPAPHLSNQSNPVTQTQPPPPALPNLPPRNLGTLPQEEVYDDVDGVSPPPLPSAHPSQKPAKEEINDSDDDGDMYEDLDERWEEAGKSQEKKKDDKEEKKRLEAAKKEQKEREKKEQDARKKFKLSGPLAVIQKGKALTDCKGGKTDLAIKQGEQLDIIRVQGNPEGKWLARSQDGSIGYVKTTSVEIDFNSLKNQSHPVQPDYDPEVYDDIDVISSDNSGSKGPAVVLPPLPGDDGEIYDDVVDPNLEVSSTESGSLLTRPHSFLRMFDRNRRFASSKE; via the exons ATG GCAAACAAGGCCGACGTTAAGGCCATGAGGGCTCGCTTCCAAGCAGGTGGAGTGAGCACCGATGAGACTTCATCTTCACCAGTTGGACGCATTAAAGCCCCCGTGCAACCCACACTCTCTGGCCCAGCAGCACACAAGAAGCCTGTTTTGGATAACCTATCAACCAGCCCCCTCAATACAAAACCATTTGCTCTGAAAAGCACACCATTCAATAAAAGTGACTCGGATCTaccagacacaaacaaaatcaaagccATGGCCAACCGGTTTGCTAATGCTCAGGACGACACCAGCACTTCTAACAAACCTTTAGCTGTTAATAAACCCCAGACAACCCTGAAGCCACCTTTTCCACCACCAGCTGAAGCTAAAGGTCCTGTCCAGATATCCCATCTCAACAAAAACTCAGTCAGCTCCACCCCTTCTGAACCCAAACCTGTGTTTCCAAAACCCACCAGTTCACTTAACTCCAAGCCCAACTGGATGAAAGAAGACAGCGGTGGGGGGACAGCATCGAACGCCACCACAACGCCAAACAAATTACCCAACCTGCAGCAAAAGCCAATCAGCAATGTTCGAAAAATGTGGCAGCAGAACGAAGAGCAGGCAGAAGCAAATGCAGACACTGTGAACAAACCTTCCCCCCATGTGAGCCCTGCTTTGAAGCCCCCCTCAAACTTCTGGACTGCTCAGAATAAGTTCAACAAGGAGAAGGACACATCGGAGCAGGCAGAGAGTGGTGGGGTCAACAAGTCACCCTTTATGACACCTCCCAAACCACCTGCCAATAAAAAGCCCAGCCTTAAAAAGCCACCAAAACCTACTCCTCAGGCCAACGGCATCAACGACAACGCTGCTGGCGGTCCAAAACGTAACCCTCTGCCCAACAGTTTAGCTCTGGGCCCTCCTCCTGCTAAACCTAACAGACCCCCAAAAGTAGACCTGGAGAACTTTAAAAAAGGTGCTGAGCCCTCTGAAAATGCTAAGTTAG CCAGCAGGGATTCTCATGCAGCTACACATGCAG GTCCTGGTTTTAAGAAACCCGTCGTCCCaactcctcctgctcctcaccTGAGTAACCAGAGCAACCCTGTGACCCAGACTCAGCCCCCACCTCCAGCGCTGCCCAATCTGCCTCCAAGAAATCTTGGAACCCT GCCCCAGGAGGAGGTTTATGATGATGTCGATGGcgtgtctcctcctcctctgccttcaG cCCACCCAAGTCAGAAACCTGCAAAG GAAGAAATTAATGACAGCGATGATGACGGAGATATGTATGAGGATCTAGATGAGCGATG GGAGGAAGCTGGGAAgagccaagaaaaaaagaaagacgacaaagaggagaagaagcGCCTTGAAGCTGCAaagaaggagcagaaagaaCGAGAGAAGAAGGAACAAGATGCCAGGAAGAAGTTCAAA CTGTCTGGACCCCTGGCGGTCATTCAGAAAGGAAAGGCTCTCACAGACTGCAAAGGCGGCAAAACTGATCTGGCTATAAAGCAGGGAGAGCAGCTGGATATAATCCGTGTTCAGGGCAATCCGGAGGGGAAATGGTTGGCGCGGTCGCAAGATGGATCAA TTGGCTATGTTAAAACAACCTCAGTGGAAATTGATTTCAACTCACTGAAGAACCAGAGCCATCCGGTTCAGCCGGATTATGATCCTGAAGTTTATGACGACATTGACGTAATCTCGTCGGATAACAG tGGAAGCAAAGGCCCAGCAG TTGTCCTGCCCCCGCTACCAGGAGATGACGGAGAAATATACGATGATGTGGTCGATCCAAACCTGGAAGTCAG TTCCACTGAGTCCGGGTCGTTGCTTACGAGGCCCCACAGCTTCCTGAGGATGTTTGACCGAAACAGACGTTTCGCCAGCTCTAAAgagtaa